Below is a window of Quercus robur chromosome 6, dhQueRobu3.1, whole genome shotgun sequence DNA.
CCCGCAGGTCAAGCTTCTTCAAATGGGTACAAGTTTCGAGTGCTTTCGATAATGCAACTCCCCCTTCAGAACCTATCCTTGTAGAGGAGCAACGGAAGTCCTCCAATAATGGAGAACGCTTTACAACCTCAGAGATAGCAAGTGCTCCCTCATCTCCTGTCATGTTATTATGAAATTGCAGGACTCTTAGCTTGTCTGTGGAGGGAATTAACTCAGAAACCGCTCGAGCAGCTTCCTCAGAGATGCCATCATTCATTAAATAAAGCTCCTCCAAGCAAGCCTGTGAATGCAGGAGTGCCCCAAATGCCCTAACACCCTTCTCACCCAAGGCATTGTTTGAGAGATTCAGAGACTTCAAAGCACTACCTTCCAGTGCAGCTGAGAATATATTCATGACTTCAAGAGCTTCTGTCTCTGGTCTTCCTGCAATGAAATCTGACAGGTCTACTTCTTTTAACTGATCCTTCAGGGAAACCAGAATGGGCTCAGCAACACGGGCTGCTCCTAAACCAAAACTTCTATTGCTGAAGCATATTTTAGTGTAagaatttcctttctttttcagtgGCCTTAGGAGTTCCTCAGCCTCCTCTGCCTCAATAAAGGCTCGTTGACCCTTTGATATATCAAAGAAAGTTTCCTCAGATGTGGTGTCTGCCTTGCTTCTAGGGCCTCTTTTAAGAACTTCCAGGAGGAGCTTGCTACATTCCTTGGCATAAAGCTGAACTGCAGAACCACCATCACCATCTGGCTCCTTTTCGTAGTTTTGGTTTGCAGTGGCAAAAGCCACATCCTCAATTCGTTTTGCATTCTCCTCAGCCTCTTCTTTGCTGAGACAGCCATACTTCTGGGTAAAAATTGAGTTAGTGGCAAGATTGTTCGTCATCCGCACCACAAGTGTTTGCCTTGTATTTGGGCTAGGAGGCCATAGTTTAATTGAGAATTGCCTGCGTTCTGAGTTCAGTGTTGGGGCCTCCATTGCAATAGAACCTAAAAATGCAAGCTGCAAACATGAACAGATCTCAAAAATTACTGTGATAAACATCAGTAGATCATATAGATGTATAAATGGATGTATAAAATTTCCACATATTAAACTGTTTAATTGATAGCAAATACGTAATATAAGGTACTCTCAAGGGATACAAGACACAAGCCAAGTCCTAATCCGCTAAAAGGACCTGTAGTCATCATCCAAtcaaaaagataagaaagataAGCTGTTAATCgtcactaaaaacaaaaattcctaaCATGCTACTGTCCAACCAAAATGTTGGCAAGAGGGACTCAACACAAGTAAAGTCTTAAACTCTCCGTGATGCAAAAATGATCAACCATGTGGAAGCTTAGACTAACAATGGTATGAGATCAGATATCCTCTACACAAGCAAGGTTCTCAACAACAAAATGCACTACAAAGACGTTCATAAAAGCCAAGATATCATGATGGACTCAACACAAAAATGACTATTATCAGCaagagaaagaaacagaaaattcGTTGAGCaataaaaacattattacaTTGTAGAAGAAAACCTAGTGAACCGAAtgattgaaactaaaaattcTTCTAGTTCGAAGGGTAAAAAAGttcattttctttcaattgGAACAATGCAATTTTAGGGGAGGAGTCATATATGGAAACAAACAACAAATTCATCTTAATTTaaatctccaaaaaaataatttgaaaatagaaaTCAGTAGGAagaatgaattatttatttatttatttaaaatatttaaaaaaacaaaagaattccAAGGAACTTCAGAAAAAGTGTTTCTCCAATGATTCTAAATTCAAAGCAAGTCAGTGCAACAACAATTTTCAAGCAAATAACAAAGGTAATAAGGAAAAGGATAAAGCTACTACTAACTTTACTACAAAATTCTTACAAATTGATGAgataatgaatgtgattggtgtCACTTCAACAACATAACAAATACATGTTTCGAATtacttttttgtgattggtagCACATCAGTTGGTAAGGTCTATGTAGTAAATTTTGTAGTATccttatacacacacacacacacacttggTTTAAAGGATAGTAAACAAAGTGTAGTAACAAATTTGAGCTAAGACCAGCAACAAAATTCCCTCCACAAAAGTTTATAACTGAGAAAGACTTAAGTTCAGACACAATGGT
It encodes the following:
- the LOC126689352 gene encoding RAN GTPase-activating protein 2, producing the protein MEAPTLNSERRQFSIKLWPPSPNTRQTLVVRMTNNLATNSIFTQKYGCLSKEEAEENAKRIEDVAFATANQNYEKEPDGDGGSAVQLYAKECSKLLLEVLKRGPRSKADTTSEETFFDISKGQRAFIEAEEAEELLRPLKKKGNSYTKICFSNRSFGLGAARVAEPILVSLKDQLKEVDLSDFIAGRPETEALEVMNIFSAALEGSALKSLNLSNNALGEKGVRAFGALLHSQACLEELYLMNDGISEEAARAVSELIPSTDKLRVLQFHNNMTGDEGALAISEVVKRSPLLEDFRCSSTRIGSEGGVALSKALETCTHLKKLDLRDNMFGVEGGLALSKALSKHSDLSEVYLSYLNLEDEGSIAILKVLKETTPSLEVLEMAGNDITAEAAPVIAACIAAKQITKLNLAENELKDEGAIQISKALEGHSQLKEVDFSANLVRRAGARVLAQVVVQKPKFKLLNINGNFISDEGIDEIQDVFKKCPDMLGPLDENDPEGREDDEESGEGEGNEDELESKLKNLEVNQED